A section of the Streptomyces sp. V3I8 genome encodes:
- a CDS encoding cation acetate symporter, translating into MSPAITQVHLAQTQFAAGEASEHRPLIISLFAVFVLATLVITVWAGRQTKDAADFYAGGRSFSAFQNGLAVSGDYMSAASFLGIAGAIALFGYDGFLYSIGFLVAWLVALLLVAEPLRNSGRYTMGDVLAYRMRQRPVRTAAGTSTIVVSIFYLLAQMAGAGVLVSLLLGITSDAGKVGIVALVGVLMIVYVTIGGMKGTTWVQMVKAVLLISGTLLITFLVLLKFDFNVSDLLGSAAKNSGGGAAFLEPGLKYGLTTTSSIDFISLGIALVLGTAGLPHILIRFYTVPNAKAARKSVNWAIGIIGGFYLMTIALGFGAAALISKKEIVESNPAGNTAAPLLALHLGGVDSAWGAILLATISAVAFATILAVVAGLTLASSSSFAHDIYANVIRKGKATEKEELNAARYATIGIGVVSIGLGALARDLNVAGLVALAFAVAASANLPTILYSLFWKRFTTQGALWSIYGGLATAVGLVLFSPVVSGKATSMFPDVDFHWFPLENPGIISIPVGFLLGFLGTLLSKEKADADKYAELEVRSLTGTGAH; encoded by the coding sequence ATGAGCCCCGCGATCACCCAGGTCCACCTCGCGCAGACGCAGTTCGCGGCGGGAGAGGCCAGCGAGCACCGCCCGCTGATCATCTCCCTGTTCGCGGTCTTCGTCCTCGCCACCCTCGTCATCACCGTCTGGGCGGGCCGGCAGACCAAGGACGCCGCCGACTTCTACGCCGGCGGCCGCTCGTTCAGCGCCTTCCAGAACGGGCTCGCCGTCTCCGGCGACTACATGTCCGCCGCCTCGTTCCTCGGCATCGCGGGCGCCATCGCCCTGTTCGGCTACGACGGCTTCCTGTACTCCATCGGCTTCCTGGTCGCCTGGCTGGTGGCGCTGCTCCTGGTCGCCGAGCCGCTGCGCAACTCCGGCCGGTACACGATGGGCGACGTCCTCGCCTACCGCATGCGCCAGCGCCCGGTCCGTACGGCGGCCGGCACCTCCACCATCGTCGTGTCGATCTTCTACCTGCTGGCGCAGATGGCGGGCGCGGGCGTCCTGGTCTCGCTGCTGCTCGGCATCACCAGCGACGCCGGGAAGGTCGGCATCGTCGCCCTGGTCGGCGTCCTGATGATCGTGTACGTCACCATCGGCGGCATGAAGGGCACCACCTGGGTCCAGATGGTCAAGGCCGTGCTGCTCATCAGCGGCACCCTGCTCATCACCTTCCTGGTGCTGCTCAAGTTCGACTTCAACGTCTCCGACCTGCTCGGGTCCGCGGCCAAGAACAGCGGCGGGGGCGCGGCCTTCCTGGAGCCCGGCCTCAAGTACGGGCTCACCACCACCTCCAGCATCGACTTCATCTCGCTGGGCATCGCCCTGGTGCTGGGCACCGCGGGTCTGCCGCACATCCTGATCCGCTTCTACACGGTGCCCAACGCCAAGGCCGCGCGTAAGTCCGTGAACTGGGCGATCGGCATCATCGGCGGCTTCTACCTGATGACCATCGCGCTCGGCTTCGGCGCGGCGGCCCTCATCTCGAAGAAGGAGATCGTCGAGTCGAACCCCGCGGGCAACACGGCGGCACCCCTGCTCGCCCTGCACCTCGGGGGCGTCGACTCGGCCTGGGGCGCGATCCTGCTCGCCACGATCTCCGCGGTGGCCTTCGCCACGATCCTCGCCGTGGTCGCCGGCCTGACCCTGGCGTCGTCCTCGTCGTTCGCCCACGACATCTACGCGAACGTCATCCGCAAGGGCAAGGCCACCGAGAAGGAGGAGCTGAACGCCGCCCGCTACGCCACCATCGGCATCGGTGTCGTCTCCATCGGCCTCGGCGCCCTCGCCCGTGACCTCAACGTCGCGGGGCTGGTCGCCCTCGCCTTCGCGGTCGCCGCCTCCGCCAACCTGCCGACGATCCTCTACAGCCTCTTCTGGAAGCGGTTCACCACCCAGGGCGCGCTGTGGTCGATCTACGGCGGCCTCGCCACGGCGGTCGGCCTGGTGCTCTTCTCACCGGTCGTCTCCGGCAAGGCCACCTCGATGTTCCCCGACGTCGACTTCCACTGGTTCCCGCTGGAGAACCCGGGCATCATCTCGATCCCCGTCGGCTTCCTGCTGGGCTTCCTCGGCACCCTCCTGTCCAAGGAGAAGGCGGACGCCGACAAGTACGCCGAGCTGGAGGTCCGTTCCCTCACCGGAACCGGGGCGCACTGA
- a CDS encoding TldD/PmbA family protein — translation MPHEVDQSFLALPLRALADAALARARALGADHADFRFERVRSASWRLRDAKPAGSSDTTDLGYAVRVVHGGTWGFASGVDLTMDAAAKVASQAVAMAKLSAKVIKAAGSDERVELADEPVHAEKTWISSYEIDPFSVPDEEKSGLLADWSARLLAADGVSHVDASLLTVHENKFYADTAGTVTTQQRVRLHPQLTAVAVDESIGEFDSMRTIAPPVGRGWEYLTGTGWDWESELGRIPELLAEKMRAPSVTAGVYDLVVDPSNLWLTIHESVGHATELDRALGYEAAYAGTSFATFDQLGKLRYGSELMNVTGDRTAEHGLATVGYDDEGVAGQSWDLVKDGTLVGYQLDRRIARLTGFERSNGCAYADSPGHVPVQRMANVSLRPDPAGMSTEDLIGSVDRGIYVVGDRSWSIDMQRYNFQFTGQRFFKIENGRITGQLRDVAYQATTTDFWGSMAAVGGPQTYVLGGAFNCGKAQPGQVAAVSHGCPSALFKGVNILNTTQEAGR, via the coding sequence GTGCCCCACGAGGTCGATCAGTCATTCCTGGCACTGCCCCTACGCGCGCTGGCCGACGCGGCGCTCGCGCGGGCCCGGGCGCTGGGCGCCGACCATGCGGACTTCCGGTTCGAGCGGGTGCGCAGCGCGTCCTGGCGGCTGCGGGACGCCAAGCCCGCGGGGTCGTCGGACACGACCGACCTCGGGTACGCGGTGCGGGTCGTGCACGGCGGCACCTGGGGGTTCGCCTCCGGCGTCGACCTGACGATGGACGCCGCCGCGAAGGTGGCCTCGCAGGCCGTGGCCATGGCCAAGCTGTCGGCGAAGGTGATCAAGGCGGCGGGCTCGGACGAGCGCGTGGAACTGGCCGACGAGCCCGTGCACGCCGAGAAGACGTGGATCTCCTCGTACGAGATCGACCCCTTCTCCGTACCGGACGAGGAGAAGTCGGGGCTGCTGGCGGACTGGAGCGCGCGGCTGCTCGCGGCGGACGGCGTCAGTCATGTCGACGCCTCGCTGCTGACCGTGCACGAGAACAAGTTCTACGCGGACACGGCGGGCACGGTGACGACCCAGCAGCGGGTCCGCCTGCACCCCCAGCTGACCGCCGTGGCCGTCGACGAGTCGATCGGCGAGTTCGACTCCATGCGCACGATCGCGCCGCCCGTCGGCCGTGGCTGGGAGTACCTGACGGGCACCGGCTGGGACTGGGAGTCGGAGCTCGGCCGGATCCCCGAGCTGCTCGCAGAGAAGATGCGCGCGCCGAGCGTCACGGCGGGCGTGTACGACCTGGTCGTCGACCCGTCCAACCTGTGGCTGACCATCCACGAGTCCGTCGGGCACGCCACCGAGCTGGACCGGGCGCTGGGCTACGAGGCCGCGTACGCCGGGACGTCGTTCGCGACCTTCGACCAGCTGGGCAAGCTGCGGTACGGCTCCGAGCTGATGAACGTCACCGGTGACCGCACCGCCGAGCACGGGCTGGCGACCGTCGGGTACGACGACGAGGGGGTCGCCGGGCAGTCCTGGGACCTGGTGAAGGACGGCACGCTCGTCGGCTACCAGCTGGACCGCAGGATCGCGAGGCTGACCGGCTTCGAGCGGTCCAACGGCTGCGCGTACGCCGACTCCCCCGGCCATGTGCCCGTACAGCGCATGGCGAACGTGTCGCTGCGGCCGGACCCCGCCGGGATGTCCACCGAGGACCTGATCGGGAGCGTCGACCGCGGGATCTACGTCGTGGGCGACCGGTCCTGGTCGATCGACATGCAGCGCTACAACTTCCAGTTCACCGGCCAGCGGTTCTTCAAGATCGAGAACGGGCGGATCACCGGCCAGCTGCGGGACGTCGCCTACCAGGCGACGACCACGGACTTCTGGGGCTCCATGGCGGCCGTCGGCGGTCCGCAGACGTACGTCCTGGGCGGTGCCTTCAACTGCGGCAAGGCCCAGCCGGGCCAGGTCGCGGCGGTCTCGCACGGCTGCCCGTCCGCCCTCTTCAAGGGCGTCAACATCCTCAACACCACGCAGGAGGCCGGTCGATGA
- a CDS encoding metallopeptidase TldD-related protein: protein MSAVSNKPHEIVERALALSRADGCVVIADERSTANLRWAGNALTTNGVTRGRTLTVVATVAGREGTASGVVSRSAVTADELEPLVRAAEAAARGAGPAEDAQPLVEGVPASPGFTDAPAETSSAVFTDFAPALGESFARARAGGRELYGFANHELVSSYLGTSTGLRLRHDQPNGTLELNAKSPDRTRSAWAGRSTRDFKDVDPAALDAELAVRLGWAERRVGLPAGRYETLLPPTAVADLMIYQLWSSAARDAAEGRTVFSRPGGGTRVGDRLTDLPLTLRSDPNEPGLESAPFVLTHSSGDDASVFDNGLPLGATEWVREGELRQLTSTRHSAGLTGLPVAPGIGNLVLDGGRDTSLEEMVAATERGLLLTCLWYIREVDPATLLLTGLTRDGVYLVENGEVTGEVNNFRFNESPVGLLGRATEAGRTEKTLPREWSDWFTRAAMPPLRVPDFNMSSVSQGV, encoded by the coding sequence ATGAGCGCTGTCTCGAACAAGCCGCACGAGATCGTCGAGCGCGCCCTCGCACTGTCCCGGGCGGACGGCTGTGTCGTCATCGCCGACGAGCGGTCGACCGCCAACCTGCGCTGGGCGGGCAACGCGCTGACCACGAACGGCGTCACCCGGGGGCGCACGCTGACCGTCGTCGCGACGGTCGCCGGCCGCGAGGGCACCGCCTCCGGGGTCGTGTCGCGCTCGGCCGTGACCGCGGACGAGCTGGAGCCGCTGGTGCGGGCCGCCGAGGCCGCGGCGCGCGGCGCCGGTCCGGCCGAGGACGCGCAGCCGCTCGTCGAGGGCGTGCCCGCCTCCCCCGGCTTCACGGACGCGCCCGCCGAGACCTCGTCGGCCGTCTTCACCGACTTCGCCCCGGCGCTCGGCGAATCGTTCGCACGCGCGCGTGCGGGCGGCCGGGAACTGTACGGCTTCGCCAACCACGAGCTCGTCTCCAGTTACCTCGGTACGTCGACGGGGCTGCGCCTGCGTCACGACCAGCCCAACGGGACGCTGGAGCTGAACGCCAAGTCGCCGGACCGTACGCGTTCGGCGTGGGCCGGCCGCTCGACGCGGGACTTCAAGGACGTGGACCCGGCGGCGCTCGACGCGGAGCTGGCCGTGCGGCTCGGCTGGGCCGAGCGGCGCGTCGGCCTGCCCGCCGGGCGGTACGAGACGCTGCTGCCGCCGACGGCCGTCGCGGACCTGATGATCTACCAGCTGTGGTCGTCGGCGGCCCGGGACGCGGCCGAGGGCCGGACGGTGTTCAGCAGGCCCGGCGGCGGTACCCGCGTCGGCGACCGGCTCACCGACCTGCCGCTGACCCTGCGCAGCGACCCGAACGAGCCCGGCCTCGAGAGCGCCCCCTTCGTGCTCACGCACTCCTCCGGGGACGACGCCTCCGTCTTCGACAACGGGCTGCCCCTCGGGGCCACCGAGTGGGTCCGCGAGGGCGAGCTGAGGCAGTTGACGAGCACCCGGCACAGCGCGGGCCTGACCGGGCTGCCGGTGGCCCCCGGCATCGGCAACCTCGTCCTCGACGGCGGCCGGGACACCTCCCTGGAGGAGATGGTCGCCGCCACGGAACGGGGACTGCTGCTGACCTGCCTCTGGTACATCCGCGAGGTCGACCCGGCGACGCTGCTGCTGACCGGGCTGACCCGGGACGGCGTCTACCTCGTGGAGAACGGCGAGGTCACCGGTGAGGTCAACAACTTCCGATTCAACGAGTCGCCGGTGGGGCTGCTCGGCCGGGCGACCGAGGCGGGACGGACCGAGAAGACGCTGCCGCGCGAGTGGAGCGACTGGTTCACCAGGGCCGCGATGCCGCCGCTGCGGGTGCCGGACTTCAACATGAGCTCGGTCAGCCAGGGCGTATAA
- a CDS encoding GlsB/YeaQ/YmgE family stress response membrane protein, with protein MGWLWAIIVGFVLGLLAKAIIPGKQHSPLWLTTIFGIIGAIVGNAIARGIGIGETRGIDWGRHALQLVAAVVIVFLGDMLYTAMRGNKQRA; from the coding sequence ATGGGCTGGTTGTGGGCGATCATCGTGGGATTCGTACTGGGCTTGCTTGCCAAGGCGATCATTCCGGGCAAGCAGCACAGTCCGCTCTGGCTCACCACGATCTTCGGAATCATCGGCGCGATCGTGGGCAACGCGATCGCCCGCGGCATCGGCATCGGCGAGACCAGGGGCATCGACTGGGGCCGGCACGCCCTCCAGCTCGTGGCCGCGGTGGTCATCGTCTTCCTGGGCGACATGCTCTACACGGCGATGAGGGGCAACAAACAAAGAGCCTGA
- the fabG gene encoding 3-oxoacyl-[acyl-carrier-protein] reductase: MSRSVLVTGGNRGIGLAIARAFADAGDKVAITYRSGEPPAALTERGCLAVKCDITDSEQVEQAYKEIEAAHGTVEVLVANAGITKDQLLMRMSEEDFTSVLDTNLTGTFRVVKRANRGMLRAKKGRVVLLSSVVGLLGSAGQANYAASKAGLVGFARSLARELGSRNITFNVVSPGFVDTDMTKALTDEQREAIVKQVPLGRYAQPEEIAATVRFLASDEASYITGAVIPVDGGLGMGH, translated from the coding sequence TTGAGCCGCTCGGTTCTCGTCACCGGAGGAAACCGGGGCATCGGCCTCGCCATCGCCCGCGCTTTCGCCGACGCGGGCGACAAGGTCGCGATCACGTACCGGTCGGGCGAGCCACCGGCCGCCCTCACCGAACGGGGCTGCCTCGCGGTCAAGTGCGACATCACCGACAGTGAGCAGGTGGAGCAGGCCTACAAGGAGATCGAGGCCGCCCACGGCACGGTCGAGGTGCTCGTGGCCAACGCCGGCATCACCAAGGACCAGTTGCTGATGCGGATGTCCGAGGAGGACTTCACGTCCGTCCTCGACACCAACCTGACGGGCACCTTCCGCGTCGTGAAGCGCGCCAACCGCGGCATGCTGCGCGCCAAGAAGGGCCGCGTCGTCCTGCTCTCCTCGGTGGTCGGCCTGCTCGGTTCGGCGGGGCAGGCGAACTACGCCGCCTCCAAGGCCGGCCTGGTCGGGTTCGCCCGCTCGCTCGCCCGTGAGCTGGGCTCGCGGAACATCACCTTCAACGTCGTCTCGCCCGGTTTCGTCGACACCGACATGACCAAGGCGCTCACCGACGAACAGCGCGAGGCCATCGTGAAGCAGGTGCCGCTCGGCCGGTACGCGCAGCCCGAGGAGATCGCCGCGACGGTGCGGTTCCTCGCCTCGGACGAGGCCTCGTACATCACTGGAGCCGTCATCCCCGTAGACGGCGGACTGGGAATGGGTCACTGA
- a CDS encoding DUF3099 domain-containing protein produces the protein MRKRSDAEVFRITGARQGLADDVRGRQRRYIISMSVRTVSVVLAATLWNVERHVAVVALVLGVLLPYVSVVIANAGRENAPSLPSTFVTAPTRPMLAAPPAGGVAEPVPEDVAADRGTPLRNEPHERT, from the coding sequence ATGCGGAAGCGGAGCGATGCCGAGGTCTTCCGGATCACCGGGGCCAGGCAGGGGCTCGCCGACGATGTGCGGGGCAGGCAGCGCCGCTACATCATCTCGATGTCCGTCCGTACGGTCTCCGTGGTCCTGGCCGCCACCCTGTGGAACGTCGAGCGGCATGTCGCCGTCGTCGCGCTGGTGCTGGGCGTGCTGCTCCCCTACGTCTCCGTGGTGATCGCCAACGCGGGCAGGGAGAACGCGCCGTCGCTGCCGTCGACCTTCGTGACCGCGCCGACCCGTCCGATGCTCGCTGCGCCGCCGGCGGGCGGGGTCGCGGAACCCGTCCCGGAGGACGTGGCGGCCGACCGCGGCACGCCCTTGCGGAACGAACCGCACGAGCGGACCTGA
- the moaA gene encoding GTP 3',8-cyclase MoaA, with amino-acid sequence MLIDTYGRVATDLRVSLTDRCNLRCTYCMPEEGLQWLAKPDLLTDDEIVRLIGLAVTLAGITEVRFTGGEPLLRPGLVGIVERVAAMEPRPQMSLTTNGIGLKRIAPALKAAGLDRVNVSLDTLRPDVFKTLTRRDRHKDVIEGLEAARAAGLTPVKVNSVLMPGLNENEAPDLLAWAVEHDYELRFIEQMPLDAQHGWKREGMVTAGDILTSLRTRFELTEEGAGERGSAPAERWIVDGGPHRVGVIASVTRPFCSACDRTRLTADGQVRTCLFASEETDLRAALRSGAPDEEIARIWRLAMWGKKAGAGLDDPSFVQPDRPMSAIGG; translated from the coding sequence GTGCTCATCGACACCTACGGCCGGGTGGCCACCGACCTGCGCGTCTCACTGACCGACCGGTGCAATCTCAGATGCACGTACTGCATGCCGGAGGAAGGCCTGCAGTGGCTCGCCAAGCCCGACCTGCTCACGGACGACGAGATCGTCCGCCTCATCGGCCTGGCGGTGACCCTGGCGGGCATCACCGAGGTCCGCTTCACCGGCGGCGAGCCCCTGCTGCGCCCCGGCCTGGTCGGCATCGTGGAGCGCGTCGCCGCGATGGAGCCCCGCCCGCAGATGTCCCTGACGACGAACGGCATCGGTCTCAAGCGCATCGCGCCCGCCCTGAAGGCGGCCGGCCTGGACCGGGTCAACGTCTCGCTGGACACCCTGCGCCCGGACGTCTTCAAGACCCTGACCCGCCGCGACCGCCACAAGGACGTCATCGAGGGCCTGGAGGCGGCCCGCGCCGCGGGACTGACACCGGTCAAGGTCAACTCCGTACTGATGCCGGGGCTGAACGAGAACGAGGCGCCGGACCTGCTCGCCTGGGCCGTGGAGCACGACTACGAACTGCGGTTCATCGAGCAGATGCCCCTCGACGCGCAGCACGGCTGGAAGCGCGAGGGCATGGTCACCGCCGGCGACATCCTCACTTCCCTGCGGACGCGTTTCGAGCTCACGGAGGAAGGAGCCGGCGAGCGCGGCTCCGCGCCGGCCGAGCGCTGGATCGTGGACGGCGGCCCGCACCGGGTCGGGGTGATCGCCTCGGTCACCCGCCCGTTCTGCTCGGCCTGCGACCGCACGCGGCTGACCGCCGACGGACAGGTCCGCACCTGTCTGTTCGCCTCGGAGGAGACCGACCTGCGGGCGGCGCTGCGCTCGGGCGCCCCGGACGAGGAGATCGCCCGGATCTGGCGGCTGGCGATGTGGGGGAAGAAGGCCGGAGCGGGCCTGGACGACCCCTCGTTCGTCCAGCCGGACCGCCCGATGTCGGCGATCGGCGGCTGA
- the tyrS gene encoding tyrosine--tRNA ligase, whose protein sequence is MTDIVDELKWRGLFALSTDENALRKALADGPVTFYCGFDPTAASLHVGHLVQVLTMRRLQRAGLRPLALVGGATGQIGDPRPTAERTLNDPETVGAWVGRLRSQIEPFLSFEGENAAVMVNNLDWTAGLSAIEFLRDIGKHFRVNKMLTKDSVARRLESQEGISYTEFSYQLLQGMDFLELYRRYGCTLQQGGSDQWGNLTAGLDLIHRLEPDAQAHCIATPLMVKADGTKFGKTEGGAVWLDPQMTTPYAFYQFWLNVDDRDVSTYLRILSFRSREELEELERQTQERPQARAAQRALAEELTTLVHGADQTAAVIAASRALFGQGELAGLDAATLNAALSELPRVRVSAPGPVVDLFAEVGLVASKSAARRTVKEGGAYVNNVKVASEDAVAGAEDLLHGRWLVLRRGKKSLAAVEVAP, encoded by the coding sequence GTGACGGACATCGTCGACGAGCTGAAGTGGCGCGGGCTGTTCGCCCTGTCCACCGACGAGAACGCATTGCGCAAGGCGCTCGCGGACGGTCCCGTCACGTTCTATTGCGGCTTCGACCCCACCGCGGCCTCGCTGCACGTGGGGCACCTGGTGCAGGTCCTCACCATGCGGCGCCTCCAGCGGGCGGGCCTGCGTCCGCTGGCCCTGGTGGGCGGGGCGACCGGCCAGATCGGCGACCCGCGCCCGACGGCGGAGCGCACGCTGAACGACCCGGAGACGGTCGGCGCCTGGGTCGGCCGGCTGCGCTCCCAGATCGAGCCGTTCCTGTCCTTCGAGGGCGAGAACGCCGCGGTCATGGTAAACAACCTGGACTGGACGGCCGGTCTTTCGGCCATCGAGTTCCTGCGGGACATCGGCAAGCACTTCCGCGTGAACAAGATGCTCACCAAGGACTCGGTCGCCCGGCGGCTGGAGTCCCAGGAGGGCATCAGCTACACGGAGTTCAGCTACCAGCTGCTGCAGGGCATGGACTTCCTGGAGCTGTACCGCAGGTACGGCTGCACGCTCCAGCAGGGCGGCAGCGACCAGTGGGGCAACCTCACGGCGGGCCTGGACCTGATCCACCGCCTGGAACCGGACGCCCAGGCGCACTGCATCGCGACGCCGCTGATGGTCAAGGCGGACGGCACCAAGTTCGGCAAGACCGAGGGCGGCGCCGTCTGGCTCGACCCGCAGATGACGACGCCGTACGCGTTCTACCAGTTCTGGCTGAACGTGGACGACCGGGACGTCTCGACGTACCTGCGGATCCTGTCCTTCCGGTCCCGGGAGGAGCTGGAGGAGCTGGAGAGGCAGACGCAGGAGCGGCCGCAGGCCCGGGCCGCGCAGCGGGCGCTGGCGGAGGAGCTGACGACGCTGGTGCACGGCGCCGACCAGACCGCGGCCGTGATCGCCGCGTCGCGGGCGCTGTTCGGGCAGGGCGAGCTGGCCGGACTCGACGCCGCGACGCTGAACGCCGCGCTGTCCGAGCTGCCCCGGGTGCGGGTGTCCGCGCCGGGGCCGGTGGTCGACCTGTTCGCCGAGGTCGGGCTGGTGGCGAGCAAGTCCGCCGCGCGGCGGACGGTCAAGGAGGGCGGGGCGTACGTGAACAACGTGAAGGTCGCCTCCGAGGACGCCGTCGCCGGTGCGGAGGATCTGCTGCACGGGCGGTGGCTGGTGCTTCGGCGGGGCAAGAAGAGCCTTGCCGCCGTGGAGGTCGCGCCTTAG